From a region of the Candidatus Poribacteria bacterium genome:
- a CDS encoding deoxyribonuclease IV — protein MILGAHVSTAGGIHNAIKNGTDLHCDAIQIFLRNPNQWQGKPPTDVIKEKFRTAWAEADLADVIVHDIHLSNLASPKPDVLKKSNQAFREQMELAQVLGLRHIVTHLGAHLGEGETIGLKRLTESFDDLFESAEAPDVVVLLETTAGQGTNLGYAFEHIRDVMGMSKYPDRFGVCFDTCHVFAAGYDMRTEADCAATFSQFDDMIGLDRLKAFHLNDAKSAYQSRVDRHEHIGEGNIGVPAFAYILNDPRFAETPLIIETPEMKTMHEVNLSTLRSLRV, from the coding sequence ATGATCCTCGGCGCACACGTATCCACAGCAGGCGGCATACACAATGCCATCAAAAACGGAACCGACCTCCACTGCGATGCAATACAGATTTTCTTGAGAAACCCAAATCAGTGGCAGGGAAAACCCCCTACCGATGTCATAAAAGAAAAGTTTCGCACGGCATGGGCAGAGGCTGACCTCGCCGATGTCATTGTCCACGACATCCATCTCAGTAATCTCGCTTCTCCAAAACCCGACGTACTAAAAAAATCGAATCAAGCATTTCGTGAGCAGATGGAACTCGCACAGGTCCTTGGACTCCGCCACATCGTCACGCATCTCGGCGCGCATCTCGGTGAGGGGGAAACGATCGGATTAAAGCGGCTGACTGAGAGTTTCGATGATTTGTTTGAAAGTGCCGAGGCACCGGATGTTGTCGTTCTCCTTGAAACCACTGCCGGGCAAGGCACAAACCTCGGTTACGCTTTTGAACACATCCGTGATGTGATGGGTATGTCGAAATATCCTGATCGGTTCGGTGTCTGTTTTGATACGTGCCATGTCTTTGCTGCTGGGTACGACATGCGAACCGAAGCGGATTGCGCCGCAACATTCAGTCAATTTGACGATATGATCGGTTTGGACCGATTGAAGGCTTTTCATCTCAACGACGCGAAATCCGCCTATCAGAGCCGAGTCGATCGGCACGAACACATCGGTGAGGGCAATATCGGCGTGCCAGCATTCGCGTATATCCTCAACGACCCCCGCTTTGCCGAAACCCCACTTATCATCGAAACACCAGAAATGAAAACTATGCATGAGGTGAACCTCTCAACGTTACGAAGTCTAAGGGTGTAG